TCCCGGACCTGGGCCGGATCCGTTCCCGTCCTTTCCAGCAGGATGGCCGCCAGGCTTTCGTCCTGTTTGAGCAGCGCCAGCGCCAAGTGCGTGGGCTCCAGCCGGTTGTGGTTGCGGCCGCGGGCGATCTCCTGGGAAACCTGGATCGCCTCCATCGATTTCTGCGTCAGTTTATCCGTTCGCATGAGGTCCCTCCTCGCCTGTTCCACCCTGATTTTACGCTGTTTCATCTCATACCAAGCCATTTAGGTCGCAAAACATGTGCCATGGCTGATTTAGCCGTGATGCTGGCGATTTCGACCTGTTTTAGAGCAAATTCCGTCTGCTCAACCGGTCTAAAACCGGTAATAGACTTGACATAACTGCCAAAATGACATAACTGCCAAAATGGCAGTTTCACTGGGCCGAACTGGGCAGAGCAGAAACACTGCACCACCGGAGTAGATCGTATTGATGGTAAATGTAAGAAGGAAATCAGCGTGTGGGATCAGGACGGTTTACGGAATCCAAAACGCATAAACCAGCGTGGAACCTGGCGGCAGTAGTGGAGGTATTCGTCGCCCAGGGCGCGTCGAAGGGCCGGCTCCTCCACGAGGACCAGGTACAGCGTCAGCCCGGTCCAGCACAGCGCCGTGTATACGAGTAGCGCAAGCGACTCGAAGGCCAGGCTTTCACCGGTCAGGATGAGGAGGACACCGAGTTGAAGGGGGTTGCGGGACCAGCCATGGACGCCGGTCGACCAGATGGGCCGGGCATCTCCCCCGGGAATCGGCCGGGCATCTCCCGTGGGCTCGAAGGTTCCTGCGGCAGCGGTAACGATCGCCGCCATGCGAATCCGTTCGGCGAAGGCGCGGATATATAGGGCCGCGCCCAGTACGATGAGCACCGATCCGGCGGCCGGAAAGCCGGCATCGAGCCGCATCTCCTCCATGCCCGCGGTGCGGTACAGGATCAGCCAGGGAAGGGCGACCGCGAAGATGGCGTGCCGTACCAGCGCCGCGATCAGCGGGGCCAGCATGATCCGGGCGCCGGACAACGCGCTACCTCACCCTCACGTAGCCGATGCCCCGGACATCGGGCTGGATGAGCCAGAACACGACCAGGAACTCGCCGTACGGGAGCACCGTCACTGCGGGTTCGCCGAAGGAGTAGTCCTGCCAGTCGTCGTGATCGCCGGACGTATCGCTCTGGGTCCGGACTTCGGCCTTCCAGACGAGTTCGTCCGCTTCCACGCCGAAATCATCGTCCGTGGGCCGTGCGACGGCGAGGCGTATCCCGGGATCTCCGTGCTGCCGCTGGTTGTATACCATCATCGCCCGTCCGTCCGCCAGGGCAGTCAGCGAGATGGACTGGCCCAGCGTGCCCGTGGAGCGGGTCGGCGTCCAGGTCAGCCCCCCGTCGTGGGACAGCGCGTACGCGTTGGGGAAATCCGGCTTGCCGTGCGGGGCGATATGCCAGCAAGCACCGAGGAGCCGTCCGTCGGCCAGCTCCACGACCCAGGCCTCGGCGGCCGTCGATCCGGCATCGTCGAAACGCAGCATCGTTCCATGGGTCCACGACTTGCCCTGATCGGTGCTGCGCAGGTAGACCACCTGGTTTCGATCCACTTCCACGGAGGGATCGAAGGTGTTGTATGGCGAATAGCAGCAGATCCAGGTCCCGTCGCGCGTCACGGTGAGCGCGCCGGGCGCCTCGGCCGACCCGGCGGCGGGCAGGACGATGGGCGCAGGATCGGTCCAGGTCAGGCCCTGGTCCGCGGACGATGCCCAGAACATGGCGTTCTGCTTGATACCCTGGGTCTCGTCCCGCCAGAACGATTCACCGGGCTCGTCGATGGGAATGCGGATACCCGAGATGAAGCAGGTGCCGTCCGGCGCCTGGCTGATCGACCCGATGTGCGCGAAATCATCGTGCAGTTGGGGCCACAGGTAGGCCGGCTTCGTCCAAGTGTTGCCGCCGTCTACAGACCGGACGACGACCTGCTTGAAATCGTTCTGGCCGAGGGCTTCCTGGACGGCGAAGGAACAGACCAGGCCGCCATCCGCCGTGTCCACGCAGCGGGAACAGGCCGCGACCGCGTCCGGACCGGTCGACGGCTGGCGGGCGATCATGCCCTGGTCCAGTATTTCGAATGCCATGGTGTATACCTCTAGTCGAATGTATAGACGAGTGGTCCGTCCGGAGTGCGATCGAGCCCGAGGACGATGGTGCCCGGCCCGGTGCCATACGACGCCTTGTACCGCGCCTTGATCGGGTCGAGGATGAAGTGGTAGTCTTCCGTAGGGTAGGCCTCGCACGGGTCACCGTCGGCGTCGTGGGCAATGGCGACATCGAGCTGTACGGGATCCGATTCCTTGAAGACCTCGGCTGCGACCAGCGTGAACCGGTGCGTTCTGCATCCACCGCTGTACGACACGGAAACCGCGAGCGTATCTCCCCTGACGGCGGCCGCTTTCAGTTCATAGTCATCGGTGCCCCACTGGTTGGTGGAACGGACGTCGCTGGGAACGAAGACGACGTTGCCGGTCGTCGGGGCGTCGTTGAACGGGCCATGATCAGGTGTCGTGGAAACGGGACTGTCTTCGTCGTTGCCACAGGCCGCCGCAAAAGTGACTAACAAGACCAGCAGAAGGAGACCGAGGTCCTTCATATCGATGTTCCTTCCACTGAACTGCTGCGCGAAGTTTGCGATCTCGCAGCATGAAGTTTGCGAGCCCGCCGCCAACACGCACGATCGTTATACACGCTACACCCGCCGGAACTTCTGAATACGGTTGTGCGCGAAGGGTACTTCGCACACGTAGACGTCCCCGTGGGAATCTACCCAGATCCCGTGGGGTGCGTCCACAAACACCCCGTCTTTTTCGTCCCGGTTACCCCATTGCGACAGTACCTCGCCGTCCAGGTTGAGGATGCTGACCCTTCCCGGTGCCTCAGCAAGATACACCACATCATCCGGATCGATATACAGGTCGTTGGCGGCCAGCAGATGATCCCATGACTCGTGATACCGGCCTTCGGCATCGAAAATCTGCACTCGTGCGTTCCCCCGGTCCACGATCAGGACCCGGCCGTCCTTGTCGACGCGGACGCAGTGGGGCGTATCGAACTGTCCCGCCTCGCTGCCGTGACCGCCCCAGGTACAAAGCAGCTCTCCATCCGTCGTGAAGCGGTGCGCGTAGTGCTGGCCGTAGCCGTCGGTCACGTACAGGTCGTCGTCAAGGCCGAGTACCGCCCAAGTGGGGCTGTTGAAGGGCTGGCCCAATTCACCCGGCCTGCCGGGCGTGCCGAGCATGGAGAGCATCTTGCCATCGAGGGTGAAGGTCATGACCGTATGCAGTTCTACTTCGGTAATGTAGATGATATCGTCTTCGCTGATCCAAATAGAGTGGGGCACCTTGAAGAGGTCCTGACCCCAGTCGTACAGGAACCGGCCGTCGCGGTCGTAGACGACGATGGCGGGATGGGGTTCCCGGTCGATGACGTGCACGCGGTCCTGCGAGTCCACGGCCATGGAAGATACCACGCCGAGGTCCCGGCCGGCGGGTCCGCCTCCCCAGCCCTCGACAAGTTCGTAGGTGTAGTCTCCCGATCCGTATACCATGTTGAAGTCTCCCGGGTTGAACATGGACCTGAACCGCGTAACCGGTTTCAGACCGCCAACCGATCCGCTTGGAATCGCTGGATCTGTACCTCGTCGCTCGATTTCATACGATGCCCGCCCGGGCCGTGAGGACGGGTTCCCAGCAGCCGCCGGGCCGCTGCACCCCGTCCACGTCGCGCAGCGGCGGCGCGTCACCGTTCCAACGCAGCACCGCCACGTCGCCGCAGGCGCCGGCGCGCAGGGTGCCGACTTCGCCCTGCAAACCCAGGACTTCCGCGGGACGGCTCGTCACCCGGAGGAAAGCGTCGCGTTCCGGCATGCCGGCCGCGATCAGCTTGGACAGCGTCCGGGGCAGGTTGTGCTGCGGGTCGCTCCCCACGTGGCGGCTATACTGGTCGGTGGATATGGTATCAGGCAGGAATCCGTCGGCGATGGCTGCCTCGGCGACCGGGAAGCTGAAGGACCGCATGCCGTGGCCGATATCGAAGAGGACGCCCCGTTCGCGGGCGTCGCGGACGCTGGGCCGGATCCTGCCGTCCTTCACGACGCTCTCGGGGAAATCATTGAAACAGTAGGTGACCACGTCTCCGGCGCGCAGCAGCGGCAGCTGGTCGTCGAGGGACCAGTCACTGGACAGGCGCGTTCCGACCAGCAGGGGTTTTCCGGTCCGTTCGGAGGCTGCCAGCGCTCGGTTCATGATCTCCCTCGGCGGCGTGGGATTGCTGGGGCCTGTATTGGCCGCGATGCCCCAGATGGCGTCTCCTCCTGATTCGATGGCCGAAACGCAGGCCTCCACATCCGCGGCCTCCAGGTCCGGAAAGCAGGCATCCGGATGGGATTCACCGTGCATCGAGAGGTTGATGGCGAGGATCACCCGCGTCCTGCATGCCCGGATCACTCGGTCCCGGTAGGCCGGCCAGTTGTTGGCGCCGGCGTCGCCCTGGGACATGACGGTCGTAACGCCACGGGACAAGAAGTGGACGTCGGGGTCGACACCGTAACGCGAACCGCCCTTGGCCGGATGGGCGTGCAGGTCCACCAGTCCCGGCATCGCCACAGCGTCGGGGAAGTCGAACGTCATGGCGGCGGAACCCTCGACTCCGGGACCGGACGCAGCGATGCGCCCGTCTTTCAACGCCACGGCGCCTGGTCCGTCCAGGCCGGTTTCCGCGCAGAATACGCGGCCCGCCCGGATGAGCAGGTCGTAGTCATACGTCGACATGGGGCCTCAGTTCTCGTTTTGGACGAGTTTCACCATCGTCGGGGTATGGGTGCGGCGTTTACATTATACATGGCATTCAAATCGGACATGGCATGTAGTCCGAACTGAGAGATTATACCATCGGCCCGATACTGGACCAATACAAAATCATCCGGTAGGAACCCTTCAACCCAGACTGATCCCGATCCTGCCCGCGAGGAGCGAAAGGTTCAGGTTTTCAACCATGGCGTCGGCGATCCGGTCCAGGTCGCGGATCCACCGGGCCGTGACATGCTCTTCGGAACTGCTCGTCCAGTTCAGCCAGGATTCGAGTACCGCGCCACGGTACTTCCCATCATCGAAGAGTCCATGGATGAACGTGCCCAGTATCCTGCCGTCGTTTGAGCGTGCGAAGAAGGGGAACAGGTCGGGATCCTCGCTGCTGCGTCCGTGCCGGATCTCGTACCCGGTGAACGGCAAATCAGCAGGCCATTTCGCCCGGGCCGTCAACGGATGAACCCGCTTGTCCGGTTGCATCTCGGTTTCGATCGGCAGCCAGGCCAGTCCTTCCGTTTCGGCGGGTCCTTCTATCTCCCTGGGATCCAGAATACGTCTCCCGAGCATCTGCGCCCCGCCGCAGATTCCCAGTAAGCATCCCCCGTATCGAAGGTGCCGTTCGAGGGCCGGTGTCCAGCCGCGCTCCCTCAGCCATGCGAGATCGGCGGAAGTGGACTTCGAGCCGGGCAGGACGACCAGGTCCCATCCATGCGGCCCGGTCAGTTCCGAGGGGTCGCGCAGCCAGGCAAAATCCACCCTCGGGTCGTGCAGGAAGGGATCCAGGTCGGTCGTATTGCTCGCTCTCGGATAGTGGATGCCGGCGACGCGCAACTTGAGGCCATCGCCGGGATTCGCGGCACGCCGCGAGCGATCCATGCCCGTGTAGGGGGTGTCTTCTTCCGGGAGTCCCAGATCTTGAAAATACGGCAACCAGCCGAGTACGGGCGTACCCGCCCGGGTTTCGAGCCATTGGAATACGTCGCCCAGCAGGGACGCTTCGCCCCGGAATCGATTGACGATCATCGCCTCCACGAGCCTGCGGTCCTCCGCTTCCAGGGCCGTCATCGTACCGAGCAGCGCGGCGAAAACGCCCCCGCGGTCGATGTCTCCGACCAGCCATACCGGGATACCGGCCGCCCGGGCGAAACCCATGTTGGCGATGTCTCCTTCGCGGAGATTGGGTTCCGCCGGCGATCCCGCGCCTTCCACGACGACCCAATCATGGGAATGGCGAAGCCGGTCGAACGCCGCCAGCACCTCGGGCATCAACTTGCCCCGGTCTTCCTTGAACCGACCAGCCATGAGCTTGCCCCGTACCTCGCCGCACACGACAAGCTGCGCCACGTTGTCAGCCTCCGGCTTGATCAGGACGGGGTTCATGTCCACGGTGGGTTCGATACCGGATGCGAAGGCCTGCAGGGCCTGCGCACGCCCGATTTCGCCGCCGGAGGGACAGGCGGAAGACGCGTTGCTCATGTTCTGCGGTTTGAAAGGAGCCACTTTCACACCGGAACGGGCGAGCAACCGGCATAACCCCGCAGTCAGCAGCGATTTGCCTACGCCCGAGGCCGTGCCCTGGATCATCAAAGCGTTCATCGGGATTCCAATGGTACATGCGCCGCGATCCGCCATTCCGAGGTAAACAGCGCATACCCGTTCCGAGCTTACCTACCGCCTACGGTGCGCGGGCGGCGTCATACCGGTCTGCTTGCAACGGTCCGTGGTTGGCCTTACGTTTGTCCGTCACACGGTCCGCAGGTGTCGTCACACCGATCCGTCACAACTGCCCGCTCGTCGCATCCCGCATGTCGGCCAAATCGGCGGCCGATAGACCGTCGAAACGATCGAAAGAGAAGTTCTGCGCGTAGTCCGGCAACGAGGCGCCGGTGACATGGGCCGCGACCAGTTCCCCCGCCGCCTGCGAACCCATCACGCCGTAGCCGGACAACGCTCCGGCGATGTATGCGCCTTCGACGGGCAACGGTCCGATCAACGGCCGGTTGTCCGGGGTCTTGCAGTAGTAGCCGCCGTCGACCGGCAGTGCGTCCGACGTATCAAAATACGCCCTCATGCCGGGGACCATCCGGGCGAGCCCGCGTAGTACGATCATCGGGTAGGCCTGATCGAACACGAGCGGGAACACCGCCTCTCTTGGCGCGACGTCATAGGTCCAGATGCCCAGGAAAGTCTGTTTTCCGTCCCGGAAGCGGGGACGAATGTGGAGCCCCGCGGCAAAGGGCTCGATCAGGTAGCGGGTGTCGGCGCTGGAGGAAAGCCGCCGTCTTTCTTCTTCGTCCCAGACCAGCTCGACCGGATCCGTCCAGACCAACATGGGCGCATCGGGCGGCAGGACGCCGGCCGTGTCCTCCACGATGATCTTGCCGTGCAGTTCCATGAAGACCGGTATATCCAGGTCCAGCAGCCGGCCGGCCTCCCCGACAAGTGGTCCCGCGGCGAGGACGAGTTTGCCGGTTTCGATCGTTGATCCGCATTCCAGTCCAACACCCGTGATCCGGTTGTTCCTCGTGTCGAAGCTCGTGATCCTGTCCCTGACGATCCGGCCGCCCCCGGAGGCGATGCAGTCGAGCATCCACCGTCCCAGCGAGGGGACGTCAATCCAGCCGCAGCGGCGCACGTGCAACATGGCGGCGGTATCGTCCGTGAGAAAGGGAAACAGCCTTCCGATCGTCTCCGTATCCAGTACGAGGTCCGCGCCCGTCAGATCCGGTTGCAATCCTTCCGGCTGCGAAGGCATGTAGGACCCGCCGTCGCGATGAATACGCAGGGCACCGCCACCCAGGCCGGTCACCGCTTCCGCCTCTTTTTCGAGCTCCGGGATGCGGCGCCGGTCACCGGTCAGGAAGACGTAGCCCCTTCGGTTCATCCGGACCGCGTTCCCGCTTTCCGCCGCCACTTCCTCCAGCAGGTCGATGCTCCGGCTGATGAACCGGAACATGGGCAGGTCGGGCCACCAGTTGCGGTAGGCTTCGGTCCCGTACGCGCTGGTCAGGGAAAGCGGCGGTCTTTCGTCGACGAGCACGACGTTCCGCACGCCGCGGCGAACGACGAGATGATACGCGGCGGACACGCCGGCCACGCCCGCACCGCAGATGACGATTTCCGCCCTGGTGGACATGGATGTTCTCTTCGGGTAAGGGCGTCAGGCGGGCCTGGCTGCCGAGGTATAGCCGATCGGCGCGCTCATGCCTCGGCCGCGCTCGGCGCCAGCGTGCTCATGCCTCGGCAGCGGGTGGCGCCAACATGCTCATGCCTCGACTACGGACGGGCGCCTCTTCCAGGTTCCAGTCGCCTGCTCGAAGGCGTGGGCGAGTTGAAGTACGCCGAGTTCGTCCTCGTGCCGTCCGACGATCTGCAGTCCCACGGGCAGGCCCGAGGACGTGAATCCACAAGGCACGGAAATGGCGGGCAGGCCTGTGACGGTGACGTAGTAGCACGACTTCATCCAGTCGATGTAGGTCTCCATCTGCACGCCGTCGATTTCCGTGGGGTAGGGCGTGTTCACGTCGAAGGGCGGGACCTGGCTGACGGGGAAGACCATGAAATCGTGTTGTTCCATGAAGCTGCGGACCCGGTGGTACAGGGTGGTCCGGTCCACCTCCGCGCGGGCGATTTGCGGCCCCGTAAGGGCGAATCCGGCTTCGAGGTTCCAGATTACCGTGTCCTTGATCTGATCGCGGTGGGTCTCGAGGAGGTCGCCGTATCCCTGGATGAAGCTCCACGCCCGCAGCGTCTTGAACGCCTCGTCGGCCTCGGCGAAATCGGGCTGGTTCGGCTTTACGGTCATGCCCAGGTCCTCGAATACCCCGCGTTTTGCCTCGATGGCCGTGGTGACCTCGGGATCCACGGGCAGCCCGCCGAAGTCCATGCTCCAGGCAACGCTCACGCCCTTGAAGTCGCGTTCCAGCGGCATGGCGAAGGGCTGTCCCGGCTCCCGAATGGCCAGGGGCGCACGGGGATCGGGACCCGCTATGGCGCTGAGCATGAGCGCGGCGTCCGCCACCGTCCGGGCCATGGGACCCTGGACGCTGAGCCTGCCCCAGGCGTTGACGGACGGCCATCTCGGCACGCGTCCCGGCGCGGACCGCAGCCCCACCACGTTGCAGAAGTTGGCCGGGTTGCGCAACGAGCCGCCCATGTCGCTGCCGTCGGCGATGGGCAGCATGCCGCAGGCCAGGGCCACGGCGGCGCCTCCGCTGCTGCCGCCGCAGGTCCGGTCCGTGTCGTATGGGTTCAGCGTCGCGCCGAATACCGGGTTGAAGGTCTGGGATCCCGCGCCGAACTCCGGCACGTTGGTCTTGCCGAAGGAGATCGCCCCCGCCTTCTTCAGCCGCTCCACGATCAGCTCGTCCTGTCCCGGGACGAAATCGCGGAAAATCGGCGAGCCGTAGGTCGTCCGGACGCCCTTGGTCAATACCAGGTCCTTGTGGGCGATGGGCAGGCCGAAGAGGGGTCCACGCGCTTCGTTTCGCGCGATGGCCTCGTCGGCCTTCCGGGCGCCGTCCAGCGCCTGGTCGGGATGATAGGTGACGATGGCGTTCACGGCGGGATTCACCCGGTCGACCTGGGCCAGGTGGGCCTCCATGACCTCTGTCACGGACACGTCCTTGCGGCGGATCATGCGGACCAGATCGGTCGCGGGAGTGAAGCACAGTTCGGATGCGGGCATTGCGTGCCTTTCAGCTAAGGATTTCCCGCAGGGCCTCGACGAAAATCCGGCTTTCCTGCTCGTTGCCGTAGGAGACCCGGATCATGCCCTTCAGACCCCAGGAAGCCTCGGCGTTGATGACGAGTATGCCGCGTTCGGCCAAGCCGTCGGCAATGGCCGCGGCGTCGTCCACCTCAATCAGGACGAAGGCCGCCTCGCTGCGGATATACTCGAGGCCGAGTTCCTCGCAGGCCGCGTAATAGGTCGCCTTGGACGCGCTCGCCGTGTTCCGGGTGCGTATTACGTGATCCGGGTCGTCGAGGGCGGCGATGGCCGCGGTCAGGACCATGGCGCTGGGCGATCCGCCGTGAAACGCGCGGACACGCTTCATCATTCGAGGCTGGGCAACGCCGTAGCCGAAGCGGAATCCCGCCAGGCCGTAACCCTTGGAAAAGGTGCGGACCACCAGGACGTTCTCGAACTCCCGCGCGAGCCCGGCGCCGTCGGCGCAGGCCTCGTCCTCCGCCAGGTCCGCGTAGGCCTCGTCCACCAGGACGATCACCCGTTCCGGCAGGCCGGCGACGAAGCGTGACAGCGCGTCGTGGGTGACGATGGTACCCGTGGGATTGTTGGGATTGGTGACGACGGCCATGCGGGTCCGCTCATTGACGGCCGCGGTCATGGCTTCCAGATCGTAAACGTAATCGGCCGTCAAAGGCGTCCGCACGGCGCGGGCACCCGATTCCTCCGCGTACCGGGACATCAACCCGAAAGATGGCTGGGGTTCGATGAGTTCGTCTCCCGGGGAAAGAAAAGCACGGGCCATGGCGTGCATCAGGTGCTCGGAACCGTCGCCCACACGGATCCAGGCGCCGTCCGAACCAGCCCCGTGGAGGGCGAGCTTCTCATCGTGGGGAACGCCGTGCAGTTCGGCCAGTTTGCGGAAGAGGGCAATCTGGTCGGGGTCCTCGTACCGGTTGATCCGGGCGCACCGCGCCTTGACGGCTTCGATGACGGACGGGGAAGGCCCGATGGGGTTCTCGTTCCGGCTCAGGCGGATGATGCCGGGAGGAAGACCGATGCTCCGATAGGCTTCGTTGTCCGTGCTCATAGCGGCGTTACACCGTCAATACCACGATTTCGATCTCATTTCCAGTTCTTCGAAACCCGTCTTACCTGCAACACGCCGACCAGGATCAATAACACGATGATTCCCCGGGTGAGCAGCAGGTAGGGAATGTCTTCGGGATTGGCGTTGCGCAGCAGTAGAAGGTCGAATCCAGCCTGGTAGGTCCACACGACGAGCAGGATCGCCAGCGATACGGGCGTAACGTACTTGATCATGTAGTAGAAGATCCGAGGTATCCGGATGGCCGCGCCTTCGTTGATCTCCTCCCAGGCCTTGTCCATCCCGAAGATCCAGGCGAAAATGATGATCTCGAGGAAGGAGAAGACGACCAGCCCCACGGTCCCAATCCAGAAGTCCAGCTCGTCGATGACGCCGTGTTCGATGTTGAAGACAATAAAGTTGCCGAATATGAACAGGAAAGAGATCACGAAGAGGGCCGCTTTCTTCCGCGGCCATCCCATTTCGTCCTGCAGGAAGGCCATGGGCGGCTGCGTAAGGGCCACTGTCGACGTAATCCCCGCGAAGAAGAGCAGACCGAACCACAGCGTGCCGATGAATTGACCAAGTGGGAGTTGCTGGAAGATCAGCGGCATGGACTGGAAGCCCAGGTCGAAGGAGCCTCCCGTCGCGATCGCCTCGGTAGCGGTTACGCCGAAGAAAGCCACGGCCACCGGTATGGCGATGGAACTGCCCAGCACCACTTCGGCGAACCCGTTGCTCATGGAGGTCGTCAACCCGGTCAGGGCGACGTCCTGACGGGCGCGGACATAGCTCGCGTAGCACTGCATGCTGCCGATGCCGATGCCGAGGGAGAAGAAGATCTGCCCCGCGGCCGCGAGCCACACACTGCCCTCGGACAGACGGCTGAGGTCCGGGTTCCAGATCCAGGCGAAACCGGCCATGACGCTGCGATCCGGGAAGGCCGGATCGGGCGTGCCCAGGGTCAGTACACGGGCCACGAGCACGATGGCGAATATCAACAGCATGGGCATGGCGAACTTGGCCAGGGTCTCGATGCCCCGCACCACGCCGCGGCTCAGTACCCAGAATACGATGCCGAGGTTGATGAGGAAGAAGATGTAGGCGGTGGCGACACTGCTGAAGTAGGAACTCTCAGTGACGCCCTGGAAGCTACTCAGGAACGCGCCCATCTCCGCCTGGGTTTCTATACCGAAGTACTGGCCGGTCAGGGAGAAGAAGCTGTAGGCCAGGGTCCACGACTGCACGTAAGAGTAGTACAGGGCGAAGGCGACCGGCGCCGCGATGCCGAGCACGCCGATGTACTTGGCCGCCGGGTGTTTCCAAAGGCGGTACAGGATGCCAGGTGTCGTACCATGTCCGTGCTTCCCGCCGAACCGTCCCACGCTCCATTCCACCCACATCATGGGGATGCCCACGACCAGGAAGGCGACGAAATAGGGGATCATGAAGGCGCCGCCGCCGTTGGCGGCCGCCTGCACGGGAAACCGCAGGAAATTGCCCAGGCCGATGGCGTTGCCGGCCATGGCCATGATCAGTCCCAGGCGGCTTTTCCAGACTTCCCTTACGTTATTCAAGGACATCCGGCACTCCTTCCAGTCTGACAGAGTTTATCCAGACGGACCGTGTGTTTCCAGACGGACAGGGTCTATTTGACCCGGCCCCGCCCGGCCACCGGCCAGATGACTTCCACCTGGTCGCCCCGTACGCCGTTGAGCTCGTCGTGCAGGTTGAGGGCCATCTCCTGGTGCAGGGGGATGACCGACAGGCGCTCGCCCACCTTGAACCGGTGCGCGCAGCGGGACACGTCCACGTGGCCGTGTTCCACGGACATGCCGTAGATCTGCGCCTCGGGATGTTCGATGATATGGCCGTAGGGTGTGGGCGGATAGCTGGCGAAGGTCTTCATGCCGCCGTCGATGATGATGCGGTCCGGGGTCGGTGCGCTCACCACTGTGCAGATCATGCGGCAAGGGCAGCGTTGGGGATCTAGCATGGCGGAAGTGCTGAGACGCTCCATGCCCTCCCAGATGTAGGAACCGCTACGGGTCTCGGTGCAGCCCATGGCTTTGGAGTTTTCT
The window above is part of the Gemmatimonadota bacterium genome. Proteins encoded here:
- a CDS encoding cobyric acid synthase, which produces MNALMIQGTASGVGKSLLTAGLCRLLARSGVKVAPFKPQNMSNASSACPSGGEIGRAQALQAFASGIEPTVDMNPVLIKPEADNVAQLVVCGEVRGKLMAGRFKEDRGKLMPEVLAAFDRLRHSHDWVVVEGAGSPAEPNLREGDIANMGFARAAGIPVWLVGDIDRGGVFAALLGTMTALEAEDRRLVEAMIVNRFRGEASLLGDVFQWLETRAGTPVLGWLPYFQDLGLPEEDTPYTGMDRSRRAANPGDGLKLRVAGIHYPRASNTTDLDPFLHDPRVDFAWLRDPSELTGPHGWDLVVLPGSKSTSADLAWLRERGWTPALERHLRYGGCLLGICGGAQMLGRRILDPREIEGPAETEGLAWLPIETEMQPDKRVHPLTARAKWPADLPFTGYEIRHGRSSEDPDLFPFFARSNDGRILGTFIHGLFDDGKYRGAVLESWLNWTSSSEEHVTARWIRDLDRIADAMVENLNLSLLAGRIGISLG
- a CDS encoding isoprenylcysteine carboxylmethyltransferase family protein; protein product: MLAPLIAALVRHAIFAVALPWLILYRTAGMEEMRLDAGFPAAGSVLIVLGAALYIRAFAERIRMAAIVTAAAGTFEPTGDARPIPGGDARPIWSTGVHGWSRNPLQLGVLLILTGESLAFESLALLVYTALCWTGLTLYLVLVEEPALRRALGDEYLHYCRQVPRWFMRFGFRKPS
- a CDS encoding exo-alpha-sialidase, whose amino-acid sequence is MAFEILDQGMIARQPSTGPDAVAACSRCVDTADGGLVCSFAVQEALGQNDFKQVVVRSVDGGNTWTKPAYLWPQLHDDFAHIGSISQAPDGTCFISGIRIPIDEPGESFWRDETQGIKQNAMFWASSADQGLTWTDPAPIVLPAAGSAEAPGALTVTRDGTWICCYSPYNTFDPSVEVDRNQVVYLRSTDQGKSWTHGTMLRFDDAGSTAAEAWVVELADGRLLGACWHIAPHGKPDFPNAYALSHDGGLTWTPTRSTGTLGQSISLTALADGRAMMVYNQRQHGDPGIRLAVARPTDDDFGVEADELVWKAEVRTQSDTSGDHDDWQDYSFGEPAVTVLPYGEFLVVFWLIQPDVRGIGYVRVR
- a CDS encoding FAD-binding oxidoreductase, translating into MSTRAEIVICGAGVAGVSAAYHLVVRRGVRNVVLVDERPPLSLTSAYGTEAYRNWWPDLPMFRFISRSIDLLEEVAAESGNAVRMNRRGYVFLTGDRRRIPELEKEAEAVTGLGGGALRIHRDGGSYMPSQPEGLQPDLTGADLVLDTETIGRLFPFLTDDTAAMLHVRRCGWIDVPSLGRWMLDCIASGGGRIVRDRITSFDTRNNRITGVGLECGSTIETGKLVLAAGPLVGEAGRLLDLDIPVFMELHGKIIVEDTAGVLPPDAPMLVWTDPVELVWDEEERRRLSSSADTRYLIEPFAAGLHIRPRFRDGKQTFLGIWTYDVAPREAVFPLVFDQAYPMIVLRGLARMVPGMRAYFDTSDALPVDGGYYCKTPDNRPLIGPLPVEGAYIAGALSGYGVMGSQAAGELVAAHVTGASLPDYAQNFSFDRFDGLSAADLADMRDATSGQL
- a CDS encoding amidase, encoding MPASELCFTPATDLVRMIRRKDVSVTEVMEAHLAQVDRVNPAVNAIVTYHPDQALDGARKADEAIARNEARGPLFGLPIAHKDLVLTKGVRTTYGSPIFRDFVPGQDELIVERLKKAGAISFGKTNVPEFGAGSQTFNPVFGATLNPYDTDRTCGGSSGGAAVALACGMLPIADGSDMGGSLRNPANFCNVVGLRSAPGRVPRWPSVNAWGRLSVQGPMARTVADAALMLSAIAGPDPRAPLAIREPGQPFAMPLERDFKGVSVAWSMDFGGLPVDPEVTTAIEAKRGVFEDLGMTVKPNQPDFAEADEAFKTLRAWSFIQGYGDLLETHRDQIKDTVIWNLEAGFALTGPQIARAEVDRTTLYHRVRSFMEQHDFMVFPVSQVPPFDVNTPYPTEIDGVQMETYIDWMKSCYYVTVTGLPAISVPCGFTSSGLPVGLQIVGRHEDELGVLQLAHAFEQATGTWKRRPSVVEA
- a CDS encoding aminotransferase class I/II-fold pyridoxal phosphate-dependent enzyme produces the protein MSTDNEAYRSIGLPPGIIRLSRNENPIGPSPSVIEAVKARCARINRYEDPDQIALFRKLAELHGVPHDEKLALHGAGSDGAWIRVGDGSEHLMHAMARAFLSPGDELIEPQPSFGLMSRYAEESGARAVRTPLTADYVYDLEAMTAAVNERTRMAVVTNPNNPTGTIVTHDALSRFVAGLPERVIVLVDEAYADLAEDEACADGAGLAREFENVLVVRTFSKGYGLAGFRFGYGVAQPRMMKRVRAFHGGSPSAMVLTAAIAALDDPDHVIRTRNTASASKATYYAACEELGLEYIRSEAAFVLIEVDDAAAIADGLAERGILVINAEASWGLKGMIRVSYGNEQESRIFVEALREILS
- a CDS encoding sodium:calcium symporter is translated as MSLNNVREVWKSRLGLIMAMAGNAIGLGNFLRFPVQAAANGGGAFMIPYFVAFLVVGIPMMWVEWSVGRFGGKHGHGTTPGILYRLWKHPAAKYIGVLGIAAPVAFALYYSYVQSWTLAYSFFSLTGQYFGIETQAEMGAFLSSFQGVTESSYFSSVATAYIFFLINLGIVFWVLSRGVVRGIETLAKFAMPMLLIFAIVLVARVLTLGTPDPAFPDRSVMAGFAWIWNPDLSRLSEGSVWLAAAGQIFFSLGIGIGSMQCYASYVRARQDVALTGLTTSMSNGFAEVVLGSSIAIPVAVAFFGVTATEAIATGGSFDLGFQSMPLIFQQLPLGQFIGTLWFGLLFFAGITSTVALTQPPMAFLQDEMGWPRKKAALFVISFLFIFGNFIVFNIEHGVIDELDFWIGTVGLVVFSFLEIIIFAWIFGMDKAWEEINEGAAIRIPRIFYYMIKYVTPVSLAILLVVWTYQAGFDLLLLRNANPEDIPYLLLTRGIIVLLILVGVLQVRRVSKNWK